One Cupriavidus oxalaticus genomic region harbors:
- a CDS encoding enoyl-CoA hydratase/isomerase family protein has protein sequence MSEALSTVPVLLVRHAGWTELVLNRPAQRNAIDGALARALADAIDTINADTATRAVLLRGADGAFCSGLDLKALQAEPEGMAGFARVWERVHLSLRDSRKAWIVALERHAVNGGAALALAGDLLVCGTGAFLQIGEIRLGMAAPRNAAWLALRHSEAVAARLCLLGDRVPAADLLRLGIATEVTGDARVLDRARELAATIAGFPADGVAAIKSGMRAASTRRALHH, from the coding sequence ATGAGCGAAGCCCTGTCCACGGTGCCAGTGCTGCTGGTGCGCCACGCCGGCTGGACCGAGCTGGTGCTGAACCGGCCCGCGCAGCGCAACGCCATCGATGGTGCGCTGGCGCGCGCGCTGGCCGATGCCATCGACACCATCAACGCCGACACCGCAACGCGCGCCGTGCTGCTGCGCGGCGCCGATGGCGCCTTCTGTTCCGGCCTCGACCTGAAGGCCCTGCAGGCGGAACCCGAAGGCATGGCCGGGTTTGCGCGAGTGTGGGAGCGGGTACACCTGTCGCTGCGGGACAGCCGCAAGGCCTGGATCGTGGCGCTGGAGCGCCATGCGGTCAACGGTGGCGCGGCGCTGGCGCTGGCCGGCGACCTGCTCGTCTGCGGCACCGGCGCCTTCCTGCAGATCGGCGAAATCCGCCTCGGCATGGCCGCGCCGCGCAATGCGGCGTGGCTCGCGCTGCGGCACTCCGAAGCGGTGGCGGCGCGGCTGTGCCTGCTGGGCGACCGGGTGCCCGCCGCCGATCTTCTGCGGCTGGGCATCGCCACCGAAGTCACCGGCGACGCGCGGGTGCTCGACCGCGCGCGCGAGCTGGCCGCGACCATTGCCGGTTTCCCGGCCGACGGCGTCGCCGCGATCAAGAGCGGCATGCGCGCGGCCAGCACCCGCCGCGCACTCCATCACTGA
- a CDS encoding CaiB/BaiF CoA transferase family protein produces the protein MASRQDLPLAGIRVAEFGQFIAAPGAAMMLADLGADVIKVEALRGDSARRFDGTSPQSPMFLAYNRGKRGIALDLRSSGGTEAARRLALASDVVLHNTRHGVMEALGLDADTLRAAKPELVYAAISGFGTRGPSRSRPGLDIAAQAESGMMSVTGEAGGQPLKAGFALIDAATALAAANAILAALLRRLRTGMGETIETSLLQVGVQLQAQLWAEYQCSGALPVRSGNSQPRAAPAADVIAVADGHVVLSAYLDEHFVRLCQAIGQPALAHDPRFASNALRVQNRPALLAILHEALRHLGGDAARALLEHHHVVVGVVRDYHQVGASDDVRASGILRTVGNGEGGQLELPGLPFTLASMNADVMAAVPRLGQHTAEVLAELGYDAAQIGELACAGAIGCEQREAA, from the coding sequence ATGGCAAGCCGGCAAGACCTGCCCCTGGCAGGCATACGGGTAGCGGAGTTCGGGCAGTTCATCGCGGCGCCGGGCGCGGCCATGATGCTGGCCGACCTGGGCGCCGACGTCATCAAGGTGGAGGCGCTGCGCGGCGACAGCGCGCGGCGCTTCGACGGCACCAGCCCGCAGAGCCCGATGTTCCTCGCGTACAACCGCGGCAAGCGCGGCATTGCACTGGACCTGCGCAGCAGCGGCGGCACGGAGGCGGCGCGCCGGCTGGCGCTGGCCAGCGACGTGGTGCTGCACAACACGCGCCATGGGGTGATGGAAGCGCTGGGCCTCGACGCCGACACCCTGCGCGCAGCGAAGCCGGAACTGGTCTATGCCGCGATCAGCGGCTTCGGCACGCGCGGACCGTCGCGCTCGCGCCCCGGGCTGGACATCGCCGCGCAGGCGGAAAGCGGCATGATGTCCGTCACCGGCGAGGCCGGCGGCCAGCCGCTGAAGGCGGGCTTCGCGCTGATCGACGCGGCCACCGCGCTGGCCGCTGCCAACGCCATCCTTGCCGCGCTGTTGCGCCGCCTGCGCACCGGCATGGGCGAGACCATCGAGACCTCGCTGCTGCAGGTCGGCGTGCAGCTGCAGGCGCAGTTGTGGGCGGAGTACCAGTGTTCGGGCGCGCTGCCGGTGCGCAGCGGCAACAGCCAGCCCAGGGCCGCGCCCGCGGCCGACGTGATCGCGGTGGCTGACGGCCACGTGGTGCTGTCGGCTTACCTGGACGAGCATTTTGTCCGCCTGTGCCAGGCCATCGGCCAGCCCGCGCTGGCGCATGACCCGCGTTTTGCCAGCAATGCGTTGCGCGTGCAGAACCGTCCCGCGCTGCTGGCGATCCTGCACGAGGCGCTGCGCCACCTCGGTGGCGATGCCGCGCGGGCGTTGCTGGAGCACCATCACGTCGTGGTCGGCGTGGTGCGCGACTACCACCAGGTGGGCGCCAGCGACGACGTGCGTGCCAGCGGCATCCTGCGCACGGTCGGCAACGGCGAGGGCGGCCAGCTGGAACTGCCGGGACTGCCGTTCACGCTGGCGAGCATGAACGCTGACGTCATGGCTGCGGTGCCGCGCCTCGGCCAGCACACTGCCGAGGTGCTGGCCGAGCTCGGCTACGACGCTGCACAAATCGGCGAGCTGGCCTGCGCCGGTGCCATCGGCTGCGAACAGCGGGAGGCGGCATGA
- a CDS encoding alkyl sulfatase dimerization domain-containing protein translates to MQDFEDRPVALVTGAGIEPIDDGVWLLHGQGQSFVADVGGGLLVVDSGPGGRITAGMIEALRTQTSLPVLAICYSHGHMGYNAGLQQWLDHAAARGEPAPRVLAHVNVLARQARYRETARMQERMAEIQFRRPAGALAGKLGHTTPAETFADGLTLGHGERRAELLWAPSETDDAIAVWLPGRRVLYGGPAVIDSIPNVGTPFRTLRDTVRWAQTLERMAALQPRTVVREFGPSLHGQAECERVLGQTASALRWLRAEVVRLMNAGCNERQMLAALKPPAELFEQPWMRPTYGDPSYIARDIYRSENGWWDRNATTLHPAAPQDAAAEIAAAVVDHGALIRHAQALAERGDTQLALHVIDVLALAPGDAPALAEARRLKAGWLRQRAGQVRSYVSRSLYGAAADMLEHGATDTFGIH, encoded by the coding sequence ATGCAGGATTTCGAGGACAGGCCCGTCGCGCTGGTGACGGGCGCCGGGATCGAACCGATCGACGACGGCGTCTGGCTGTTGCACGGGCAGGGACAGAGCTTCGTCGCCGACGTCGGCGGCGGATTGCTGGTGGTCGACAGCGGCCCGGGCGGCCGCATCACCGCAGGCATGATCGAGGCGCTGCGCACGCAGACCAGCCTGCCGGTGCTGGCGATCTGCTACAGCCACGGCCATATGGGCTACAACGCCGGCTTGCAGCAATGGCTCGACCATGCCGCCGCGCGCGGCGAGCCGGCACCGCGCGTGCTGGCCCACGTCAACGTGCTGGCGCGCCAGGCGCGCTATCGCGAGACCGCGCGCATGCAGGAGCGGATGGCGGAGATCCAGTTCCGCCGCCCGGCCGGCGCGCTGGCGGGCAAGCTCGGCCACACCACGCCGGCCGAGACCTTCGCGGATGGCCTGACGCTGGGCCACGGCGAGCGCCGCGCCGAACTGCTGTGGGCGCCCTCGGAGACCGACGATGCCATCGCGGTCTGGCTGCCGGGACGGCGCGTGCTGTATGGCGGCCCGGCCGTGATCGATTCCATCCCCAATGTCGGCACGCCGTTCCGCACGCTGCGCGATACCGTGCGCTGGGCGCAGACGCTGGAGCGCATGGCCGCGCTGCAGCCGCGCACCGTGGTGCGCGAGTTCGGGCCCTCGCTACATGGCCAGGCGGAGTGCGAACGCGTGCTGGGCCAGACCGCCAGCGCCCTGCGCTGGCTGCGCGCCGAGGTAGTGCGGCTGATGAACGCCGGCTGCAACGAGCGCCAGATGCTGGCCGCGCTGAAACCACCGGCGGAGCTGTTCGAGCAGCCGTGGATGCGGCCGACGTACGGCGATCCCAGCTATATCGCGCGCGATATCTACCGTTCGGAAAACGGCTGGTGGGACCGCAACGCGACCACGCTGCACCCGGCCGCGCCGCAGGATGCCGCCGCGGAGATCGCCGCGGCGGTGGTCGACCACGGCGCGCTGATCCGCCATGCGCAAGCCCTGGCCGAACGCGGCGACACGCAGCTGGCGCTGCATGTGATCGACGTGCTGGCGCTGGCGCCGGGCGATGCGCCCGCGCTGGCCGAGGCGCGCCGGCTCAAGGCCGGGTGGCTGCGCCAGCGCGCCGGACAGGTCCGGAGCTATGTGTCGCGCAGCCTGTACGGCGCCGCCGCCGACATGCTGGAACATGGCGCCACCGATACCTTCGGCATCCACTGA
- a CDS encoding tripartite tricarboxylate transporter substrate binding protein encodes MAADKISRRDVLARMRDVMLLGAAPALAPLAALAQAYPARTVRLISPYGPGGSNDTSARLLAEALSRKYGQQFVVENKPGAGTRVANETLARAAPDGYTLLWAAAPFAINAAAGLPQQYDIHKDFVAVGPRVLGPVFLIVKADSPARSVADFVKLARAKADGVTFASPGAGSGPHLTAELFGAQAKFKVLNVHYRGDATAYTELLAGRVDATLTAITTALPFIKAGKLRVLAVASEQRTPVYPDAPTLVEQGYPGVTGYGWFGLMAPAGTPAAIVRQLSQDASAVLSDADMRSRLAALGLQPEPGDSAGFARFIDAEVRKWAAVIKASGVVLE; translated from the coding sequence ATGGCTGCTGACAAGATATCGCGCAGGGACGTGCTGGCCCGCATGCGTGACGTGATGCTGCTGGGCGCGGCGCCCGCGCTGGCGCCGCTGGCCGCGCTGGCGCAGGCGTATCCGGCGCGCACGGTGCGGCTGATCTCCCCGTATGGCCCGGGCGGGTCCAACGACACCTCGGCGCGGCTGCTGGCCGAGGCGCTGAGCCGCAAGTACGGCCAGCAGTTCGTGGTCGAGAACAAGCCCGGCGCCGGCACCCGGGTGGCCAACGAAACGCTGGCGCGCGCCGCGCCCGACGGCTACACGCTGCTGTGGGCCGCCGCGCCGTTTGCCATCAATGCGGCGGCCGGGCTGCCGCAGCAATACGACATCCACAAGGATTTCGTCGCGGTGGGGCCGCGCGTGCTCGGGCCGGTGTTCCTGATCGTCAAGGCGGATTCGCCGGCACGTTCGGTCGCGGATTTCGTGAAGCTGGCGCGCGCGAAAGCGGACGGCGTCACCTTTGCCTCGCCCGGTGCCGGGTCCGGGCCGCACCTGACGGCGGAACTGTTCGGCGCCCAGGCGAAGTTCAAGGTGCTGAACGTGCACTACCGCGGCGACGCCACGGCCTACACCGAGCTGCTGGCCGGCCGGGTGGATGCCACGCTGACCGCCATCACGACGGCGCTGCCGTTTATCAAGGCGGGCAAGCTGCGGGTGCTGGCGGTCGCGTCGGAGCAGCGCACGCCGGTCTATCCCGATGCGCCCACCTTGGTCGAGCAGGGCTATCCCGGCGTGACCGGCTACGGCTGGTTCGGCCTGATGGCGCCGGCCGGGACGCCCGCGGCGATCGTGCGCCAGCTCAGCCAGGATGCCAGCGCGGTGCTGTCCGACGCGGATATGCGCAGCAGGCTGGCGGCGCTGGGATTGCAGCCCGAGCCGGGCGACAGTGCCGGCTTTGCGCGCTTCATCGATGCGGAGGTGCGCAAGTGGGCGGCGGTGATCAAGGCCAGTGGCGTGGTGCTGGAGTAG
- a CDS encoding DUF1254 domain-containing protein codes for MTSSPEHSHTAALAREAVLYTLPLYEMARMRAATCPRRRREGAFADARPDGTLRWVNQFFHTRQLLGPQHRQVVTPNNDTLYSNAWLDLSQGPLLLEVPDSAGRYYVLGLLDFYTNPFGYIGSRTSGTQAGRFLLHGPGWQGEAPAGATAIACPTDAVWLLGRLLVDGPDDLPAVHALQDRLRLTLPDGSDPVRAYDVGMQPNEHLGASPQQVRRYAEVVNRALRENPPPADEAATVRAFAALGLGAASEGVPLKETQVALLAAAMEQVLAELARPMPSALGGGWSLPVEIGASFGTRYAERAQVARNYIGALGMEEAMYIIADCDAHGRPLDGNAPHELLFPAGKLPQVGAFWSLTMYDKGDCMLVENPIGRYSLGDRSPSLRYEPDGSLRLHLGAAAPRDAARHGNWLPAPAGPFYVALRLYVPGAAHLGKTFSYPSIQAAEA; via the coding sequence ATGACGTCATCCCCCGAACATTCCCACACGGCCGCGCTGGCCCGCGAGGCCGTGCTGTACACGCTGCCGCTCTACGAAATGGCGCGCATGCGCGCCGCCACCTGCCCGCGCCGCCGGCGCGAAGGCGCGTTTGCCGACGCGCGGCCGGACGGCACGCTGCGCTGGGTCAACCAGTTCTTCCACACGCGCCAGCTGCTCGGCCCGCAGCACCGGCAGGTGGTCACGCCCAACAACGACACGCTCTACAGCAATGCCTGGCTGGACCTGTCGCAGGGACCGCTGCTGCTGGAGGTGCCGGACAGCGCCGGCCGCTACTACGTGCTCGGGCTGCTCGATTTCTACACTAACCCGTTTGGCTACATCGGCAGCCGCACCAGCGGCACGCAGGCCGGGCGCTTCCTGCTGCACGGCCCCGGCTGGCAGGGCGAAGCGCCGGCCGGCGCCACCGCCATCGCCTGTCCGACCGATGCGGTGTGGCTGCTGGGCCGGCTGCTGGTGGACGGGCCGGACGACCTGCCCGCGGTGCATGCGCTGCAGGACCGCCTCCGGCTGACGCTGCCGGACGGCAGCGACCCGGTGCGCGCGTACGATGTCGGCATGCAGCCCAACGAACACCTCGGCGCGTCGCCGCAGCAGGTGCGGCGCTACGCCGAAGTGGTGAACCGCGCGCTGCGCGAGAACCCGCCGCCCGCGGACGAGGCGGCGACTGTGCGGGCCTTCGCCGCGCTCGGCCTCGGCGCCGCGAGCGAGGGCGTGCCGCTGAAGGAAACGCAGGTGGCGCTGCTGGCCGCTGCCATGGAGCAGGTCCTGGCCGAACTGGCCCGGCCGATGCCTTCCGCACTGGGTGGAGGCTGGAGTTTGCCGGTCGAGATCGGCGCGTCGTTCGGCACGCGCTATGCCGAGCGCGCGCAGGTGGCGCGCAACTACATCGGCGCGCTCGGCATGGAAGAGGCCATGTACATCATCGCCGATTGCGATGCGCACGGCCGCCCGCTCGATGGCAACGCACCGCACGAACTGCTGTTCCCCGCCGGCAAGCTGCCGCAGGTGGGCGCGTTCTGGTCGCTGACCATGTACGACAAGGGCGACTGCATGCTGGTGGAGAACCCGATTGGCCGCTATTCGCTGGGCGACCGCTCGCCAAGCCTGCGCTACGAGCCGGACGGCAGCCTGCGCCTGCACCTGGGCGCCGCGGCCCCACGCGACGCGGCACGCCATGGCAACTGGCTGCCGGCGCCGGCAGGGCCCTTCTACGTGGCGCTGCGGCTCTACGTGCCGGGCGCGGCGCACCTTGGCAAGACCTTTTCTTACCCGAGCATCCAGGCCGCGGAGGCATGA
- a CDS encoding DUF1254 domain-containing protein, whose translation MNHPAPQFFAAPVYSSSQEALVAAAAIPLAIYGYPLVETIRTCKVQTAVSEATGYGRAPVNTLSASERQWTHEDRDVVTPANDLLYFCGWANLADGPVTLRVPPLPQCDRYYVVELLDAYTNNFENLGPRNVPAEGGTVTLVGPGQHAEGGHVVACPTSLVWLLGRVLVQGPEDLAAAHAFESGFALDAPGKAMPQCVRDWRDTGNEALDFFQNLFNALREYPPTERELGVFTLLRKAGLKLEGEIDVTALRAEVRAGLESAYRQAMQLIEAHTRSQGRKSWGYSLKLGVYGDDWLQRACTAMKGLGALRADEAIYAMADFDADGEPLQGAHAYELRFPPGMLPPAQAFWSVSLYGEDRFFSANEIGRYAVGDRTPGLRMEADGSLVIPISHRRPEQANQQADNWLPAPAGPFYLILRLYHPAPAFIAGEYRIPPVRRIA comes from the coding sequence ATGAACCATCCCGCGCCACAGTTCTTCGCCGCACCCGTCTACAGCTCCAGCCAGGAAGCGCTGGTCGCCGCCGCCGCCATACCGCTGGCGATCTACGGCTATCCGCTGGTCGAAACGATCCGTACCTGCAAGGTGCAGACCGCGGTCAGCGAGGCCACCGGCTATGGCCGCGCCCCGGTCAACACGCTGTCGGCCAGCGAGCGCCAGTGGACGCATGAAGACCGCGACGTCGTCACGCCCGCCAATGACCTGCTCTACTTCTGCGGCTGGGCCAACCTGGCCGACGGGCCGGTCACGCTGCGCGTGCCGCCGCTGCCGCAGTGCGACCGCTACTACGTGGTGGAGCTGCTGGATGCCTACACCAACAACTTCGAGAACCTGGGCCCGCGCAACGTGCCGGCCGAAGGCGGCACGGTGACCCTGGTTGGCCCGGGCCAGCACGCCGAGGGTGGGCATGTGGTGGCCTGTCCGACCTCGCTGGTGTGGCTGCTGGGCCGCGTGCTGGTGCAGGGACCGGAGGACCTGGCCGCGGCGCATGCGTTCGAAAGCGGCTTTGCGCTCGACGCGCCGGGCAAGGCCATGCCGCAATGCGTGCGCGACTGGCGCGATACCGGCAACGAGGCGCTCGACTTCTTCCAGAACCTGTTCAACGCGCTGCGCGAATACCCGCCCACTGAACGCGAACTGGGCGTGTTCACGCTGCTGCGCAAGGCCGGCCTGAAGCTGGAGGGCGAGATCGACGTCACGGCCTTGCGCGCGGAAGTCCGCGCCGGACTGGAAAGCGCATATCGCCAGGCCATGCAGCTGATCGAGGCCCATACGCGCAGCCAGGGCCGCAAGAGCTGGGGCTACAGCCTGAAGCTGGGCGTCTATGGCGACGACTGGCTGCAGCGCGCCTGCACCGCGATGAAGGGCCTCGGCGCGTTGCGCGCCGACGAAGCGATCTATGCGATGGCCGATTTCGACGCCGACGGCGAGCCGCTGCAGGGCGCGCACGCATACGAATTGCGCTTCCCGCCCGGCATGCTGCCGCCGGCGCAGGCGTTCTGGTCGGTCTCGCTGTATGGCGAGGACCGCTTCTTCAGCGCCAACGAGATCGGCCGCTATGCCGTGGGAGACCGCACGCCGGGCCTGCGCATGGAGGCCGACGGCAGCCTGGTGATCCCGATCTCGCACCGGCGGCCCGAACAGGCCAACCAACAGGCCGACAACTGGCTGCCTGCACCTGCGGGCCCGTTCTACCTGATCCTGCGCCTGTACCATCCGGCGCCGGCCTTTATCGCGGGCGAGTACCGCATTCCGCCGGTGCGCCGGATTGCCTGA
- a CDS encoding Bug family tripartite tricarboxylate transporter substrate binding protein, which yields MQRHKHLPARRIALRGLGALAVALCGAAIPAHAGPYPDKPIRLVVPFPPGGGTDVVGRLLAAGLSKELGKTVVVENVAGATGTIGSAQVARAAPDGYTLVLGISATHAIAPAIFPKLPYDPLRDFVPVSRLFYGGNVLIAGPGFAGRDLPALIAAARRPGADLTYGSWGNGSGGHLAGESLNVLGGIHLRHVPYKGVSPMLTDVMGGTLPVAMSDLAGTLPLIRSGKVRALAVTGSERSPALPDVPTFTETGVAFGVDSWFALFAPARTPAEIVDKLERATVAVMRDPAIKAQADTLGMRYSPQPRSAFAAQMRSDVPAWAALVKSSGAAQE from the coding sequence ATGCAAAGGCACAAGCACTTGCCGGCGCGGCGCATCGCGCTGCGCGGACTCGGCGCACTCGCCGTGGCGCTCTGCGGGGCGGCAATCCCCGCGCACGCCGGCCCCTATCCCGACAAGCCGATCCGGCTGGTGGTGCCGTTCCCGCCGGGCGGCGGCACCGACGTGGTCGGCCGGCTGCTGGCGGCGGGCCTGTCGAAGGAACTCGGCAAGACCGTGGTGGTGGAGAACGTGGCCGGCGCCACCGGCACCATCGGCTCGGCGCAGGTCGCGCGCGCCGCGCCCGACGGCTACACGCTGGTGCTGGGCATCTCCGCCACGCATGCGATCGCACCGGCCATCTTCCCCAAGCTGCCCTATGACCCGCTGCGCGATTTCGTGCCCGTCAGCCGGCTCTTCTACGGCGGCAATGTGCTGATCGCCGGCCCCGGCTTTGCCGGCCGCGACCTGCCTGCGCTGATCGCCGCGGCCAGGCGGCCGGGCGCCGACCTGACCTACGGCTCGTGGGGCAACGGCTCCGGCGGCCATCTCGCCGGCGAAAGCCTCAACGTGCTGGGCGGCATCCACCTGCGCCACGTGCCCTACAAGGGCGTCAGCCCGATGCTGACCGACGTGATGGGCGGCACGCTGCCGGTGGCCATGTCCGATCTCGCCGGCACGCTGCCGCTGATCCGCAGCGGCAAGGTGCGGGCGCTGGCCGTCACCGGCTCCGAGCGCTCGCCCGCGCTGCCCGATGTGCCGACTTTTACCGAGACGGGCGTGGCGTTCGGCGTGGACAGCTGGTTCGCGCTGTTCGCCCCCGCGCGCACGCCGGCCGAGATCGTCGACAAGCTCGAACGCGCCACGGTTGCAGTGATGCGCGACCCCGCCATCAAGGCGCAGGCCGACACGCTCGGCATGCGCTACAGCCCGCAGCCGCGCAGCGCCTTCGCCGCGCAGATGCGCAGCGACGTGCCCGCCTGGGCCGCGCTGGTCAAGTCGAGCGGCGCGGCCCAGGAATGA
- a CDS encoding acetate--CoA ligase family protein — MVDLNSLLYPRSIAVVGASTQPDKVGGMPIRLLRELGYAGRLYPVNPSAAEVQGLRAYGSLADIGEPVDLAIVAVPASASQDVMAQLAGNGTRAAVVFTSGFAEAGEGGVRMQDMLARSARDAGVTLLGPNCLGAMNLRERMFATFSPIPLSGVPPVGEVGLVSQSGAFGAYAYALAREAGLGLSHWVTTGNEAGLQVADVIEWLANDPNTRVILAYIEGCRDGQRLRQALAAARAAGKPVVVTKVGTTAAGARSAQSHTASLTGEDAVYQAVFDAYGVHRAHTLEEFFRLGYVLSRGRRPAAWQRPEGSGAAAVTPLAIVTVSGGVGIMMADRAEQLGLPLPPMPDDAAGALRTAIPFASTANPIDVTGQVVAQPRVFMDAIAGVARSGAYGCVAAFLAGGANAPRLWPELQQTIGALSEDAHAAPLLLAGIVDDDKRAWLEARGCLVFSEPGHAVEAVATLARAAALEAGRGTSPETGPRRDALPRGLPPEAAALSEYEAMRLLADAGVPVAPHGLAHDADEAVRIAEGLGYPVVVKLCSREILHKSDVGGVALNLADAQAVRDAFARMAQAVAQARTDGGAPVPFEGVLVARMVRGWGEVMVGVRRDPVFGLVALAGIGGTAVEIFRQSACGLAPLSCAQARAMLRDSRAAALCEGHRGNPVVDLDAAAQVLATVSQLAADLGERLDTLEINPFIVTAQGLVAADAVVTLRPDRRTAS; from the coding sequence ATGGTTGACCTGAATTCCCTGCTGTACCCGCGTTCGATCGCGGTGGTCGGTGCTTCCACCCAGCCGGACAAGGTGGGCGGCATGCCGATCCGGCTGCTGCGCGAACTGGGCTACGCGGGACGCCTCTATCCGGTCAACCCGTCCGCCGCAGAAGTGCAGGGCCTGCGCGCCTATGGCTCGCTGGCGGACATCGGCGAGCCCGTCGACCTGGCGATCGTGGCGGTGCCCGCCAGCGCCAGCCAGGACGTGATGGCGCAGTTGGCCGGCAACGGCACGCGCGCGGCGGTGGTCTTCACTTCCGGCTTCGCGGAAGCCGGAGAGGGCGGCGTGCGCATGCAGGACATGCTGGCCCGCAGTGCGCGCGATGCGGGCGTGACGCTGCTGGGGCCCAACTGCCTGGGCGCGATGAATCTGCGCGAGCGCATGTTCGCCACCTTTTCGCCGATCCCGCTCAGCGGCGTGCCGCCGGTCGGCGAAGTCGGGCTGGTCAGCCAGAGCGGTGCCTTCGGTGCCTATGCCTATGCGCTGGCCCGCGAGGCGGGCCTGGGCCTGAGCCACTGGGTCACCACCGGCAACGAGGCCGGGCTGCAGGTGGCCGACGTGATCGAGTGGCTGGCCAATGACCCGAACACCCGCGTGATCCTCGCCTACATCGAAGGCTGCCGCGACGGCCAGCGCCTGCGCCAGGCGCTGGCCGCGGCGCGCGCGGCGGGCAAGCCGGTGGTGGTGACCAAGGTCGGCACCACCGCGGCCGGCGCGCGCTCGGCGCAGTCGCACACGGCCAGCCTGACCGGCGAGGATGCGGTCTACCAGGCGGTGTTCGATGCCTATGGCGTGCACCGGGCCCATACGCTGGAAGAGTTCTTCCGGCTTGGCTACGTGCTGTCGCGCGGGCGGCGGCCGGCGGCCTGGCAGCGCCCGGAAGGCAGCGGCGCCGCCGCCGTCACGCCGCTGGCGATCGTGACCGTGTCGGGCGGCGTCGGCATCATGATGGCCGATCGCGCCGAGCAGCTGGGTTTGCCGCTGCCGCCGATGCCGGATGACGCGGCCGGGGCGCTGCGCACCGCGATCCCGTTCGCCAGCACCGCCAATCCCATCGACGTGACGGGGCAGGTGGTGGCACAGCCGCGCGTGTTCATGGATGCCATCGCGGGCGTGGCGCGCAGCGGCGCCTATGGCTGCGTGGCGGCCTTCCTGGCCGGTGGCGCCAATGCGCCGCGGCTGTGGCCGGAACTGCAGCAGACCATCGGTGCGTTGAGCGAGGATGCGCACGCCGCACCGCTGCTGCTCGCCGGCATCGTCGACGACGACAAGCGGGCATGGCTGGAAGCACGCGGCTGCCTGGTGTTCAGCGAACCGGGCCATGCGGTCGAGGCGGTTGCCACGCTGGCGCGGGCGGCGGCGCTGGAGGCCGGCCGGGGTACGTCGCCGGAGACCGGGCCGCGGCGCGATGCGTTGCCGCGCGGCCTGCCGCCCGAAGCCGCGGCGCTGTCCGAATATGAGGCCATGCGCCTGCTCGCCGACGCCGGGGTGCCGGTGGCCCCGCACGGGCTCGCGCACGATGCGGACGAGGCGGTGCGCATCGCCGAAGGGCTCGGCTATCCCGTGGTGGTGAAGCTGTGCTCGCGCGAGATCCTGCACAAGAGCGATGTCGGCGGCGTGGCCCTCAACCTCGCCGATGCGCAGGCGGTGCGCGACGCCTTCGCCCGCATGGCGCAGGCGGTGGCGCAGGCGCGTACCGATGGCGGCGCGCCGGTGCCGTTCGAGGGCGTGCTGGTGGCGCGCATGGTGCGCGGCTGGGGCGAGGTGATGGTCGGCGTGCGGCGCGACCCGGTGTTCGGGCTGGTGGCGCTGGCGGGCATCGGCGGCACGGCGGTCGAGATCTTCCGCCAGAGCGCCTGCGGGCTGGCGCCGCTGTCGTGCGCACAGGCGCGCGCCATGCTGCGCGACAGCCGCGCCGCCGCGCTGTGCGAAGGGCATCGCGGCAACCCCGTGGTGGACCTCGATGCTGCCGCGCAGGTGCTGGCCACGGTATCGCAACTCGCCGCCGACCTGGGCGAGCGCCTGGACACGCTCGAGATCAATCCGTTCATCGTCACCGCGCAGGGGCTGGTCGCCGCCGACGCGGTGGTCACGCTTCGCCCGGACCGTCGCACCGCTTCATAG
- a CDS encoding IclR family transcriptional regulator — translation MNLPVEQFIAERRREDPSFGGLLAKGFALLRCFIDEPRPLGNGELAQRLQLPRATVSRICRTLFELGYLDWDPKLDKYFVSAQVLALGYPYLTGLQVRHVARPLMQALADRIEGAVSMGVAHRLDVTYLQSCTHNEGTPARPGTGAVRSVLSTAMGRAYLCTLSKAQFEGLMAAARDERPEEYASFYDTLCHNVAHYPKRGFALNEGDAGIGVYGVGVYSRISYLNRPLLFNCAVPGSQVKRGMMEKKVAPLLMEMVRSIEAATGLRQ, via the coding sequence ATGAACCTGCCGGTCGAACAATTCATCGCCGAACGCCGCCGCGAGGATCCGTCCTTCGGCGGCCTGCTGGCCAAGGGCTTCGCCCTGCTGCGCTGCTTTATCGACGAGCCGCGCCCGCTCGGCAACGGCGAGCTGGCGCAGCGGCTGCAGCTGCCGCGCGCCACCGTCTCGCGCATCTGCCGCACGCTGTTCGAGCTGGGCTATCTCGACTGGGATCCCAAGCTCGACAAGTACTTCGTCAGCGCCCAGGTGCTGGCGCTGGGCTATCCGTACCTGACCGGGCTGCAGGTGCGCCACGTGGCCCGTCCGCTGATGCAGGCGCTGGCCGACCGCATCGAAGGCGCGGTGTCGATGGGCGTGGCGCACCGGCTCGACGTGACCTACCTGCAGTCCTGCACCCACAACGAGGGCACCCCGGCGCGGCCGGGAACCGGTGCCGTGCGCTCGGTGCTGAGCACGGCCATGGGCCGGGCCTACCTGTGCACCTTGTCGAAGGCGCAGTTCGAAGGGCTGATGGCGGCCGCCCGCGACGAGCGGCCCGAGGAATACGCGTCGTTCTACGACACGCTGTGCCACAACGTGGCGCACTACCCCAAGCGCGGCTTCGCGCTCAACGAGGGCGACGCCGGCATCGGCGTGTACGGCGTGGGCGTCTATTCGCGCATCAGTTACCTGAATCGCCCGCTGCTGTTCAACTGCGCCGTGCCCGGCTCGCAGGTGAAGCGCGGCATGATGGAAAAGAAGGTGGCGCCGCTGCTGATGGAGATGGTCCGCTCCATCGAGGCCGCCACCGGCCTGCGGCAATAG